From one Solanum stenotomum isolate F172 chromosome 12, ASM1918654v1, whole genome shotgun sequence genomic stretch:
- the LOC125847738 gene encoding lysM domain receptor-like kinase 4, giving the protein MNYSHLVFVFTTILSYSSVSILAQQPYFGTGTNDCNAQDTSTSAFGYLCNGANRTCQSYLTFRSQPPFNTVPSISSLLGANPSQLSQLNSVSQNATFNTNQMVLVPVTCSCSGQFYQSNASYVIRRDDTFLNIAINTLQGLSTCHAINSENTEQANNLVVGSRINVPLRCACPTQNQTDNGTNYLLTYLIASGEFVSFISDKFGVDFRATLAANSIPEDAPTVFPNTTLLVPLSTPPLSSQVAGPSPPPPPATTSTPPPAVPVSESSSNKTWIYVVAGVVGGLVALCILGVVVFFLFFRKKEKKADPQFVSESFEAVEKPSNKKVEEESEEFLESLSSIAQSVKVYKFEEVKAATENFSPTCLIKGSVYRGTINGDFAAIKKMSGDVSKEINLLCKINHFNLISLSGICFHDGHWYLVYEYAANGPLSDWICHHNGDHKSLSWAQRVQISFDVATGLNYLHSYTSPPHVHKDLNSDNILLDGDLRAKIANFGLARSADGQEGEFALTRHIVGTQGYMAPEYLENGLVSPKLDVYALGVLLLEILTGKEVSALYEGSNTNLSEVLIPVLHDEDAKENLSNFIDPSLQGKYPAELAFAMVRLIDNCIMKDPSHRPSTDEIVQSVSRIMTATHSWEMSFSTSVPPHRLP; this is encoded by the coding sequence ATGAATTATTCTCATCTCGTCTTTGTTTTTACCACCATTCTTTCTTATTCCTCTGTTTCAATTCTTGCACAACAGCCTTACTTTGGAACAGGAACAAATGACTGCAACGCCCAAGATACCTCCACTTCTGCTTTTGGGTATTTATGCAATGGCGCTAACCGTACTTGCCAATCTTATTTGACCTTCAGATCTCAACCCCCTTTCAACACCGTGCCCTCAATCTCTTCTCTATTGGGTGCTAACCCTTCACAGCTCTCTCAGCTCAATTCAGTTTCTCAAAATGCTACTTTTAACACCAACCAAATGGTTCTTGTTCCTGTCACTTGTTCTTGTTCAGGTCAGTTTTATCAATCAAATGCATCTTATGTTATCAGAAGGGATGATACTTTCTTGAATATTGCAATTAATACCTTACAAGGATTGTCAACTTGTCATGCTATCAACTCGGAGAACACTGAACAAGCTAATAATCTGGTTGTTGGTTCAAGAATTAATGTTCCCCTGCGATGTGCTTGTCCTACGCAAAACCAAACTGATAATGGTACAAATTATCTCCTTACTTATTTGATTGCTTCTGGGGAATTTGTTTCCTTCATTAGTGATAAATTTGGGGTGGATTTTAGGGCAACTCTTGCTGCTAATAGTATACCAGAAGATGCTCCTACTGTCTTTCCAAATACTACTCTATTAGTTCCTTTATCGACCCCACCTTTGAGTTCCCAAGTTGCTGGACCATCTCCACCACCGCCTCCTGCGACAACATCAACACCACCACCTGCTGTCCCTGTATCAGAGAGTAGCTCGAATAAAACTTGGATATATGTTGTGGCTGGTGTTGTTGGAGGACTTGTTGCTTTGTGTATTCTGGGggttgttgttttctttttgtttttcaggaaaaaggaaaagaaagctGATCCACAGTTTGTTTCTGAAAGCTTTGAAGCTGTTGAGAAACCGTCGAAtaagaaagttgaagaagaatcagaggagtttttggaaagtttatCCAGCATAGCTCAATCTGTTAAGGTTTACAAGTTTGAAGAGGTTAAAGCAGCCACAGAAAATTTCAGTCCTACATGTTTGATTAAGGGATCTGTTTATCGGGGCACGATAAATGGAGATTTTGCTGCGATAAAGAAAATGAGTGGTGATGTATCAAAGGAAATTAATTTGTTGTGCAAAATCAATCATTTTAATCTTATTAGTCTCTCGGGAATTTGTTTTCATGATGGGCACTGGTATCTTGTATATGAATATGCTGCCAATGGACCATTAAGTGATTGGATATGTCACCATAATGGTGATCACAAGTCACTAAGTTGGGCACAGAGAGTACAGATTTCTTTTGATGTGGCTACAGGACTTAACTATCTCCATAGCTACACATCCCCTCCTCATGTTCACAAGGATTTAAACAGTGATAATATTCTTCTTGATGGTGATTTAAGAGCCAAGATTGCAAACTTTGGTCTAGCAAGGTCAGCAGATGGACAAGAAGGTGAGTTTGCGTTGACAAGGCACATAGTTGGGACCCAAGGCTACATGGCACCTGAGTATTTGGAGAATGGGCTAGTCTCTCCAAAGCTGGATGTCTATGCATTGGGAGTTCTGTTGCTGGAGATTCTCACTGGGAAAGAAGTTTCTGCTTTATATGAAGGCTCAAATACAAACTTGTCTGAGGTGTTGATCCCGGTGCTTCATGATGAGGATGCAAAGGAGAATTTAAGCAACTTCATCGACCCTTCTCTGCAAGGGAAGTACCCTGCAGAACTTGCCTTTGCCATGGTCAGATTGATCGATAACTGCATAATGAAAGATCCTTCGCATCGCCCTAGTACGGATGAGATTGTGCAATCTGTTTCAAGAATTATGACAGCCACACACTCATGGGAAATGTCATTTAGCACTTCAGTGCCACCACATAGATTGCCCTAG
- the LOC125847993 gene encoding uncharacterized protein LOC125847993, with protein sequence MEICRLPSQPAVIHLRQGQTAGIYSIKTPQFPPYIKCSLGDESSTKNPDSKNRMFILGMGFVGKFLAADLKSNGWEVTGTCTSTSGKTKLEEMGFHAHIFDANEPQQDVLDILKFHSHLLISAPPVLGVGDPMLRHKELLKERLKDGNLQWLGYLSSTGVYGDSGGALVDEEFPPNPTTELAKARIAAEEGWLHLACDGRVTAQIFRLGGIYGPGRSAVDTILKQEPLSKGQKMRFSRHYTSRIHVADICQALKASIQRPSPGKIYNVVDDDPAPREQVFKFARNLIEEKWPGHISPNNSAEEAKSLIPQGVSRGEKRVSNKRIKTELGVRLLYPTYESGLRSIIERIENPFRGR encoded by the exons ATGGAGATTTGCCGGCTGCCAAGTCAACCGGCCGTTATTCATCTCCGGCAGGGTCAAACAGCCGGAATATACTCTATTAAAACGCCACAGTTTCCCCCCTATATTAAATGCAGTCTAGGTGACGAATCGAGCACTAAAAACCCGGATTCGAAAAATCGAATGTTCATTCTGGGAATGGGTTTCGTAGGAAAATTCTTGGCTGCAGATTTGAAAAGCAATGGATG GGAAGTTACAGGAACTTGTACTAGTACTTCCGGGAAAACGAAATTAGAGGAAATGGGGTTCCATGCTCACATATTTGACGCCAATGAACCACA ACAGGATGTCCTCGATATCTTGAAATTCCACTCACATCTTCTTATCTCCGCCCCCCCAGTTTTGGGTGTTGGTGATCCG ATGCTTCGGCATAAAGAATTGCTAAAAGAAAGACTAAAGGATGGTAACCTCCAGTGGCTTGGTTACTTGTCATCAACAG GTGTTTATGGAGACTCTGGTGGTGCATTGGTTGATGAAGA GTTTCCACCAAACCCGACAACTGAATTGGCAAAAGCAAGGATAGCAGCGGAGGAAGGATGGTTACATCTGGCTTGTGATGGAAGGGTCACTGCCCAAATATTTAGATTGGGTGGCATATATGGTCCTGGTAGAAG TGCTGTTGACACTATTCTCAAGCAAGAGCCTCTGTCTAAAGGTCAGAAGATGAGATTTTCCAGGCATTATACATCCCGTATTCACGTTGCTGACATCTGCCAGGCTCTTAAGGCCAGCATACAGAGGCCATCTCCTGG GAAGATATACAATGTAGTTGATGACGATCCTGCTCCTAGAGAGCAGGTATTTAAGTTTGCTAGGAACTTGATTGAGGAGAAATGGCCGGGTCACATAAGCCCCAACAACTCTGCTGAAGAGGCAAAGTCTTTAATTCCGCAGGGCGTTTCAAGGGGAGAGAAGCGAGTCTCCAATAAACGCATTAAAACGGAACTAGGAGTGAGGCTGCTTTACCCTACATATGAATCTGGACTGCGGAGCATTATTGAACGCATAGAAAATCCATTTCGCGGAAGGTGA
- the LOC125847744 gene encoding protein DA1-related 1-like: MGWLEKIFGGSTHRISGGQYHGGYEGGQYHGGYDGGQYHSGHEGGQYHGGYEDSTTWDGPTTSVDELSDFDKEEIDRAIALSLAEEDQKGKKVIESEPHLEEDEALAKALQESLNVESSPPPPPPPRYDYGSPFPPVSYSFPYGYRVCAGCNAEIGQGRYLSCMGAVWHPECFRCHGCNQPISDYEFSMLDNRPYHKSCYKEQHHPKCDVCKNFIPTNPAGLIEYRAHPFWLQKYCPSHETDGTPRCCSCERMEPVDARYLILEDGRKLCLECLDSSIMDTHECQPLYLEIQEFYEGLNMKVEQQIPLLLVERQALNEAMEGEKNGHHHMPETRGLCLSEEQTISSISRRPRIGGYRILDMFTEPHRLIRQCEVTAILILYGLPRLLTGSILAHEMMHAWLRLKGYPSLSPEVEEGICQVLAHMWLDSEIIAGSGSTSTSASTSASSSSSSSPSTSSKKGKRSDFEKKLGDFFKHQIESDTSAAYGDGFREGNKAVLKYGLKTTLDHIRLTGTYPC; this comes from the exons ATGGGTTGGTTAGAAAAGATATTTGGAGGTTCCACACACAGGATCTCTGGTGGACAATACCATGGAGGTTATGAGGGTGGGCAATATCATGGGGGCTACGATGGAGGGCAATATCATTCGGGGCATGAAGGAGGACAATATCATGGAGGGTATGAGGACAGTACTACTTGGGATGGACCAACTACATCAGTG GATGAATTGTCAGATTTTGATAAAGAAGAAATTGATCGTGCCATTGCACTTTCTCTAGCAGAAGAGGATCAGAAAGGGAAAAAAGTAATCG AGAGTGAACCCCATTTGGAGGAAGACGAGGCTCTCGCCAAGGCCCTTCAGGAAAGTTTGAATGTGGAGTcgtctccaccaccaccaccaccacctcgATATGATTATGGAAGTCCCTTTCCACCAGTATCATACTCGTTTCCGTATGGGTATAG GGTTTGTGCCGGTTGCAATGCCGAAATTGGACAGGGAAGATATTTAAGTTGCATGGGAGCTGTTTGGCATCCAGAATGTTTCCGTTGCCATGGTTGCAATCAACCAATTTCTGACTATGAG TTTTCAATGTTAGATAACCGTCCATACCATAAATCATGCTACAAGGAACAACATCACCCAAAATGTGATGTTTGCAAGAACTTT ATTCCAACAAATCCGGCTGGTCTAATTGAATATAGGGCTCATCCTTTCTGGCTTCAGAAGTATTGCCCATCACATGAAACTGATGGGACGCCTCGTTGTTGCAGTTGTGAGAGAATGGAG cCCGTAGATGCCAGATATCTGATACTTGAAGATGGTAGGAAGCTGTGTCTAGAgtgcttggactcttcaataATGGACACTCATGAATGTCAACCCCTTTATCTTGAGATACAAGAATTTTATGAAGGTTTAAATATGAAAGTAGAGCAGCAAATTCCTTTGCTTCTAGTTGAAAGACAAGCATTAAATGAAGCGATGGAAGGAGAAAAGAAT GGTCATCATCACATGCCTGAGACTCGAGGACTATGCCTGTCGGAAGAACAGACCATTAGCAGT ATTTCAAGGCGACCACGGATTGGTGGTTATCGGATTTTGGATATGTTTACAGAGCCTCACAGGTTAATTCGACAATGTGAAGTGACAGCTATTCTAATCTTGTATGGTCTTCCTAG GTTATTGACTGGTTCAATTCTGGCTCATGAAATGATGCATGCATGGCTGCGGCTTAAAG GTTATCCAAGTTTAAGTCCAGAAGTGGAAGAAGGTATCTGCCAAGTTTTAGCTCACATGTGGTTGGACTCAGAAATTATAGCTGGTTCTGGTAGTACTTCAACTTCTGCATCTACATCTGCATCCTCATCGTCATCTTCATCACCATCTACTTCATCAAAGAAAGGGAAACGCTCCGACTTTGAGAAGAAACTGGGTGATTTTTTTAAGCACCAGATTGAATCAGATACATCAGCAGCTTATGGGGATGGATTCAGAGAAGGTAATAAGGCAGTGCTCAAGTATGGCCTCAAGACGACACTTGATCACATCCGGCTTACAGGAACCTACCCGTGTTAA
- the LOC125847739 gene encoding protein LYK5-like, whose protein sequence is MGDFPLIFFISFIGLASKVYAQQNYSGNTVMSCEGTNETGTTASFLYSCNGEKFSCPSFLIFRSDSPYNSVSSISKLLSSNPEDIVHINNISRFKILDQNQEVIVPVNCSCSGQYYQADTSYVIPSKFDTYFRISNSTYQGLSTCSALMHKNVYNALDLFPGLNLRVPLRCACPTRDQSRNGVKYLVTHLVTWGDNVSSISAQFSVSSQSTAYANGLSENSVLYPFTTILIPLPKEPSSSQTRTIKTAHTEIFYPSRHKISYRSLFIGVGTGVSLAVLCFILFIVLKYKKENKRGEILGNRRQGKQTRNLPEHVLESIVGEGQMIKVYEFEELVAATENFSSRKTIGNCVYKGVLRGKLMAIKETRTDISKEVKFLAKINHFNLISLTGVCKHHQLSYLVFEFMENGSLNEWLFKDDNPEAQSWNCRIRIALDIADGLDYIHNFTAPAYVHNNISSNSILLNRHLRAKISNFSLARSANNEGKESSSMKFVKGNNGYLAPEYIETGQVTPKVDIYAFGIVLLEIITGKGAAFEQDGKEVLLSETVLESMDKESKIQELEDPRLQIKHPLGYIIQQTDLVLRLVKLSVACLTMEPERRPSATEIISTLIKIQTDIQN, encoded by the coding sequence ATGGGCGATTTTCCGCTTATCTTTTTCATAAGTTTCATCGGTTTAGCTTCAAAGGTCTATGCCCAACAAAATTATTCAGGCAATACTGTCATGAGTTGTGAAGGAACCAATGAAACAGGAACTACTGCTTCTTTTCTCTATTCTTGCAATGGTGAAAAGTTCTCCTGTCCATCATTCCTGATTTTTAGATCAGATTCTCCTTATAATTCTGTTTCTTCCATCTCAAAACTCCTATCTTCGAACCCTGAAGATATTGTCCACATCAACAATATCTCAAGGTTTAAAATATTGGATCAGAATCAAGAAGTTATAGTTCCAGTAAATTGTTCATGTTCAGGTCAATACTATCAGGCTGACACCTCTTATGTTATACCAAGCAAATTTGATACCTATTTTCGCATCTCAAACAGCACGTATCAGGGGTTATCTACTTGCAGTGCTCTTATGCATAAAAATGTCTACAATGCACTGGATCTGTTTCCAGGTCTAAATTTGCGGGTACCACTCAGATGTGCCTGTCCTACAAGGGATCAGTCAAGAAATGGAGTGAAATATCTGGTGACTCATTTGGTTACATGGGGGGACAATGTTTCTAGCATTAGCGCGCAGTTCAGTGTCAGTAGTCAAAGTACAGCATATGCAAATGGATTATCTGAAAATTCAGTTCTttatcctttcacaacaataCTGATTCCTCTGCCAAAAGAACCTTCAAGCTCCCAAACAAGGACTATTAAGACAGCACACACTGAAATATTTTACCCTTCTAGGCACAAAATATCATACCGCAGTCTTTTCATTGGGGTAGGAACTGGTGTATCCCTTGCAGTCCTCTGTTTTATCTTGTTCATTGTCTTAAAATATAAGAAGGAAAACAAAAGAGGTGAAATACTTGGGAACCGAAGACAAGGGAAACAAACAAGGAATTTGCCAGAACATGTCCTGGAAAGTATTGTTGGTGAAGGTCAAATGATTAAAGTGTATGAATTCGAAGAACTGGTGGCTGCAACTGAAAACTTCAGCTCGCGAAAAACAATTGGTAATTGTGTTTATAAAGGGGTCCTTCGAGGAAAACTGATGGCCATCAAGGAGACGCGGACAGACATATCAAAGGAGGTTAAATTCCTTGCAAAGATCAACCATTTCAATTTAATTAGCCTCACTGGTGTCTGTAAGCATCACCAACTATCCTATCTTGTTTTTGAGTTCATGGAAAATGGATCTTTAAATGAATGGCTTTTCAAGGATGATAACCCCGAGGCTCAGAGCTGGAACTGCAGAATTCGTATTGCCTTAGATATCGCTGATGGTCTAGATTATATTCATAACTTCACAGCTCCAGCTTATGTGCACAATAACATTAGTAGTAACAGTATCTTACTTAACAGACATCTAAGGGCcaagatttcaaattttagCCTGGCGCGGTCAGCAAACAATGAGGGAAAGGAAAGTTCATCTATGAAGTTCGTCAAGGGAAACAATGGCTACTTGGCACCAGAGTACATTGAAACTGGCCAGGTTACTCCCAAGGTAGATATCTATGCATTTGGAATCGTTTTGTTGGAGATTATTACAGGAAAAGGGGCTGCTTTTGAGCAGGATGGAAAAGAAGTACTCTTGTCAGAGACCGTGCTTGAAAGTATGGATAAAGAATCTAAAATTCAAGAACTCGAAGATCCAAGGCTACAAATTAAGCACCCGCTTGGTTACATAATTCAACAAACTGATCTCGTTCTTCGATTGGTGAAATTATCTGTAGCATGCTTGACGATGGAACCTGAAAGAAGACCAAGTGCAACTGAAATAATATCTACCTTAATCAAAATCCAGACAGATATACAAAACTAG